A portion of the Bacillus thuringiensis genome contains these proteins:
- a CDS encoding alpha/beta hydrolase: MKNSMTYIQLLNETLRCYANKGSFEAYNYIMENATGVIGNEAQIYNFKYALASASGLEKEALHLMREAIIEKGFWYGNEYLISDDDLKSLHKFEEFHTMVQLCKEREELAHKSERPDVKYIYSKKEGNLLLTLHGDQENIQIAEPYWKSVLTQDYTLALPQSSQIQFSDGFVWDDLERGKGELKEHYNKFIENHTVENVIIGGFSAGARVALYTILQKDIDVDGFIFMAPWLPEIEEWDELLRVLQDKHIKGYIVCGDQDEDCFESTQQFVQLLRDKNIKHKYKVVPNLDHDYPINFDELLKEAIEYIGNKNNK; the protein is encoded by the coding sequence ATGAAAAATAGTATGACTTACATTCAATTATTAAATGAAACGTTACGCTGTTATGCAAATAAAGGAAGTTTTGAAGCGTACAATTATATAATGGAAAATGCTACAGGTGTAATAGGGAATGAGGCGCAAATATATAATTTTAAGTATGCGCTCGCAAGTGCATCGGGACTTGAAAAAGAAGCATTACATTTAATGAGAGAGGCCATTATAGAAAAGGGGTTCTGGTATGGAAATGAGTATTTAATTTCGGACGATGATTTAAAATCACTACATAAATTTGAAGAATTTCATACAATGGTTCAATTATGTAAAGAAAGAGAAGAATTAGCACATAAATCGGAAAGACCAGACGTGAAATATATATACAGCAAGAAAGAGGGAAATCTACTACTTACATTACACGGTGACCAAGAAAATATTCAAATAGCAGAGCCATATTGGAAATCAGTTTTGACACAAGATTACACGTTAGCTTTACCACAGTCTTCACAAATTCAGTTTTCAGATGGATTTGTTTGGGATGATCTTGAGAGAGGGAAAGGGGAATTAAAAGAGCATTACAATAAGTTTATAGAAAATCATACAGTAGAAAATGTAATCATTGGTGGTTTTTCTGCAGGGGCAAGAGTAGCTTTATATACGATTTTACAAAAAGATATAGATGTGGATGGTTTTATTTTTATGGCACCATGGCTTCCTGAGATTGAAGAATGGGATGAGTTGCTAAGAGTGCTGCAGGATAAACATATAAAAGGATATATAGTATGCGGGGATCAAGATGAAGATTGTTTCGAGTCCACGCAGCAATTTGTACAATTATTAAGAGATAAGAATATAAAACATAAGTATAAAGTTGTGCCTAACTTAGATCATGATTATCCTATTAACTTTGATGAACTATTAAAAGAAGCTATTGAATATATAGGAAATAAAAACAATAAGTAG
- a CDS encoding LLM class flavin-dependent oxidoreductase: MIKLSVLDQSPISDGSTAAQAFSHTVTLAQEVEKLGFTRFWVSEHHNSVSLAGSSPEILISHIAAKTDRIRVGSGGVMLPHYSPYKVAENFRVLEALYPNRIDLGVGRAPGGMPIATRALQEGKMVSLDQYPEQIADVAMYIHDQVPENHHYANLKATPVIPTSPEMWMLGSSGESAKIAANNGASFAFAQFINGFGGPEVMKAYQEQYQPSFLGDKPKSIVSIFVICGETNEEAEKIASSLDLSILLLEQGKRTTGTPSIETAQNYSYSAYDLFRIKENRQRMIVGDPYSVKEKIINLSKAYNTDEFMIVTITHQFEHKLKSYRLLANAFNL, translated from the coding sequence ATGATCAAGTTAAGTGTATTAGACCAATCACCTATTTCAGATGGTAGCACAGCAGCCCAAGCTTTTTCACATACAGTTACGCTTGCACAAGAAGTTGAAAAACTCGGATTCACACGTTTTTGGGTATCCGAACATCATAATTCCGTAAGCTTAGCTGGTTCAAGTCCAGAAATACTTATTTCTCATATTGCCGCGAAAACGGACCGTATTAGAGTCGGTTCAGGTGGTGTTATGTTACCGCATTATAGCCCATATAAAGTCGCTGAGAATTTCCGCGTTTTAGAAGCACTGTATCCAAATCGTATCGATCTCGGTGTTGGTAGAGCTCCTGGTGGTATGCCAATAGCAACTCGCGCACTTCAAGAAGGGAAAATGGTATCACTTGATCAATATCCAGAACAAATTGCAGACGTTGCAATGTACATACATGATCAAGTACCAGAAAACCATCACTATGCAAACTTAAAAGCCACTCCAGTTATCCCAACATCTCCTGAAATGTGGATGCTCGGTTCTAGCGGAGAGAGCGCTAAAATTGCCGCAAACAACGGAGCTTCTTTCGCATTTGCGCAATTTATTAATGGATTCGGAGGTCCTGAAGTTATGAAGGCTTACCAAGAACAATATCAGCCTTCATTTTTAGGAGATAAACCAAAGTCAATCGTTTCTATTTTTGTTATATGCGGAGAAACAAATGAAGAAGCGGAAAAAATTGCTTCTAGTTTAGATTTATCAATCTTATTATTAGAGCAAGGAAAACGAACTACTGGTACACCTTCTATCGAAACTGCTCAAAATTATTCATACAGTGCTTATGATTTATTCCGTATAAAAGAAAATCGTCAACGTATGATTGTTGGTGATCCGTATTCTGTAAAAGAAAAAATAATAAACTTAAGCAAAGCATACAATACTGACGAATTTATGATTGTCACGATTACCCATCAATTTGAACATAAATTAAAGTCTTATCGCCTACTTGCAAATGCTTTTAATTTATAA
- a CDS encoding DUF3896 domain-containing protein — protein MKHTYDYHATKKHLELKKQNLCKKLSNMTLSEKEREQLKCEIDNYEYILNLVEMNHYERGFSR, from the coding sequence ATGAAACATACTTATGATTACCACGCTACAAAAAAGCATTTAGAATTAAAGAAACAAAACTTATGTAAAAAACTTAGCAATATGACACTATCTGAAAAAGAACGTGAACAGCTAAAATGTGAAATTGACAACTATGAATATATTTTAAATCTGGTCGAAATGAATCATTATGAACGCGGATTTTCTCGTTAA
- a CDS encoding flavin monoamine oxidase family protein, with protein sequence MQKDIMYNTEMDEALKVIDKGLKKTISPKQIIVVGAGMAGLVSASLLKAAGHDVKIFEANNRVGGRIETVRMEDTGLYLDVGAMRIPYTHTLTMAYIRKFGLQVSPFINRNETDIIYVNGRKTTLKQYEKDPSILRYPVEMNEVGKTSEELLLLAVQPIINFIKRNPEKNWDVVVKDFGRYSTGQFLKYHPYQYNTYFSPVTIEMIGVLLDLEGFLERSFVETLRFLYIMQEESGFCEIVGGNDRLPKSFLPQLEENIIYNQKLMKLHQHDNGVTAFYRNEETFEYSSITGDLVIVTIPFSTMRFVEVDPFDSISHEKWKAIRELHYMPATKIGIQFKSRFWEEQGQLGGRIITDLPIRYAYYPSYGIGEKGPAMMLGSYTWSYDALLWDGLSKGDRIYYALHNLATILGGQVYDEFISGISKSWTLDPYALGGFALFQAGQESELQPVIVKPEGRIFFAGDHTTLYHGWIQGAIESGIRVAMEVNE encoded by the coding sequence GTGCAGAAAGATATAATGTATAACACTGAAATGGATGAAGCGTTAAAAGTTATAGATAAAGGATTGAAGAAGACGATAAGTCCAAAACAAATTATTGTAGTGGGAGCTGGTATGGCTGGATTAGTTTCAGCATCTTTATTAAAGGCTGCAGGACATGATGTGAAAATTTTTGAAGCAAACAACCGGGTAGGTGGCCGTATAGAGACAGTTAGAATGGAAGATACCGGATTATATTTAGATGTCGGAGCAATGAGAATTCCGTATACACATACATTAACGATGGCATATATAAGAAAGTTTGGGCTACAGGTGAGTCCTTTTATTAATAGGAATGAGACGGATATTATCTATGTAAATGGACGGAAAACGACGTTGAAACAATATGAAAAGGATCCGAGTATTTTAAGGTATCCTGTGGAAATGAACGAAGTGGGAAAAACGTCTGAAGAACTATTGTTACTAGCAGTACAGCCGATAATAAATTTTATTAAAAGAAATCCAGAGAAAAATTGGGATGTTGTAGTGAAGGATTTTGGGAGATATTCCACAGGACAATTTTTGAAGTATCATCCTTATCAGTATAATACTTACTTTTCGCCAGTAACAATTGAGATGATCGGTGTTCTATTAGATCTAGAAGGTTTTTTAGAACGGTCGTTTGTAGAGACTTTACGCTTTCTATACATTATGCAAGAGGAGAGCGGATTTTGTGAAATTGTGGGCGGGAATGATAGATTACCAAAGTCATTTTTACCGCAATTAGAAGAAAATATTATATATAATCAAAAATTAATGAAGTTACATCAACACGATAATGGTGTGACAGCTTTCTATCGGAACGAGGAAACTTTTGAATATAGTAGTATTACAGGAGATTTAGTTATTGTTACTATCCCGTTTTCGACAATGCGTTTTGTAGAAGTAGATCCGTTTGATTCTATATCTCATGAAAAATGGAAAGCAATTCGTGAATTGCATTACATGCCTGCGACGAAAATAGGAATTCAATTTAAAAGCCGATTTTGGGAAGAACAAGGACAATTAGGTGGCAGAATTATAACAGATTTGCCAATTCGTTATGCCTATTATCCAAGTTATGGAATTGGAGAAAAAGGACCTGCTATGATGTTAGGTAGCTATACATGGTCTTATGACGCATTGTTATGGGATGGTTTATCAAAAGGCGATCGTATTTATTACGCCTTACACAACTTAGCAACAATATTAGGTGGTCAAGTGTATGATGAGTTCATATCTGGAATATCAAAAAGCTGGACATTGGATCCGTATGCGCTTGGAGGATTTGCGCTTTTTCAAGCAGGTCAAGAATCTGAGCTACAACCAGTGATTGTCAAACCAGAGGGGAGAATATTCTTCGCTGGAGATCATACAACGCTATATCACGGATGGATTCAAGGTGCGATTGAATCTGGAATTCGTGTAGCGATGGAAGTGAATGAGTAA
- a CDS encoding GNAT family N-acetyltransferase yields the protein MNPLLFDFPSEFYTDRLFIRMPKPRDGKVVYDAIQASIQELKPWMVFAQKEQTEEEIEESIRKSHIQFLQREDLRLLVFSKETGEFIASAGLHRINWDIPQFEIGYWIDTRFSGKGYMVEAAKGITDYAFSELKANRVEIRCDSLNKKSRAIPEKLGFKLEGTLESASVAVDGNGLRDMCVFAMTRNTYKKEEL from the coding sequence GTGAATCCGTTATTATTCGATTTTCCTTCTGAATTTTATACTGACAGGCTTTTTATTCGAATGCCGAAACCAAGAGATGGTAAAGTTGTATATGATGCAATTCAAGCTTCAATACAAGAACTAAAACCTTGGATGGTTTTTGCACAAAAAGAGCAAACAGAGGAAGAAATAGAAGAGAGTATTAGAAAATCGCATATTCAATTTTTGCAACGTGAGGATTTAAGATTACTAGTATTTTCGAAAGAAACAGGTGAATTTATTGCTTCAGCCGGATTACATCGTATTAATTGGGATATACCTCAATTTGAAATCGGATATTGGATTGATACAAGGTTTAGCGGAAAAGGCTATATGGTAGAGGCTGCGAAAGGTATAACGGATTACGCTTTTTCTGAATTGAAAGCAAACCGTGTAGAAATTCGTTGTGATTCTTTAAATAAGAAGAGTAGAGCGATACCTGAGAAATTAGGCTTTAAGTTAGAAGGTACGTTAGAAAGTGCGAGTGTTGCGGTAGATGGAAATGGATTAAGGGATATGTGTGTATTTGCAATGACGAGAAATACATATAAAAAAGAAGAGCTGTAA
- a CDS encoding IS3 family transposase (programmed frameshift), translated as MAKFTADEKIQIVLRYLNGNESYRELGRSLGISDTIILNWVNQYKQNGLEAFLKRCTNYTQQFKLDVLNFMIENGMSLFETAAIFNIPAPSTISVWKKQLETQGIDALQSKKKGRPSMKKDSNKQLKQPLAEGSVEALEARIKQLEMENEYFKKVKCLSSKQGKITKQDKAQVVYELRHKYSVKALVELATIPRSTYYDLVKKMNRPDVDADLKAEIKAIYEENEGRYGYRRIRDELTNRGQKVNHKKVQRIMKELGLKCVVRMKKYKSYKGKVGRIAPNILERNFHTDAPNQKWITDITEFKLFGEKLYVSPVLDLYNGEIITYTIGSRPTYSLVSDMLEKALERLPETHQLLMHSDQGWHYQMRQYVRTLESRAIVQSMSRKGNCYDNAVIENFFGIMKSEFLYIKEFENVEHFKIELEKYIDYYNTKRIKAKLKMSPVQYRTHFYQAA; from the exons ATGGCTAAATTTACAGCTGATGAAAAAATACAAATCGTTCTACGTTATTTGAACGGAAATGAAAGTTATCGAGAACTGGGTAGATCGCTCGGTATAAGTGACACAATCATTTTGAATTGGGTAAACCAATATAAACAGAATGGTCTGGAAGCTTTTCTAAAACGATGTACAAATTACACACAACAATTTAAACTAGACGTACTAAACTTTATGATTGAAAACGGTATGTCCTTATTTGAGACGGCAGCTATCTTTAATATTCCTGCCCCTTCAACGATTTCTGTTTGGAAAAAACAGCTCGAAACACAAGGAATTGATGCCCTTCAATCTAAGAAAAAGGGGCGTCCATCCATGAAAAAAGATTCAAATAAACAATTGAAACAACCTTTAGCTGAAGGATCAGTCGAAGCACTTGAAGCACGCATTAAACAGCTTGAGATGGAAAATGAGTACT TTAAAAAAGTTAAATGCCTTAGTTCAAAACAAGGAAAAATCACAAAACAAGACAAAGCGCAAGTAGTCTATGAATTAAGGCATAAATATTCGGTCAAGGCACTCGTGGAGCTAGCTACTATTCCTCGAAGCACGTATTATGATTTAGTAAAGAAAATGAATCGTCCAGATGTAGATGCCGATTTGAAAGCTGAGATTAAAGCGATTTATGAGGAAAATGAAGGTCGTTATGGTTACCGTCGCATTCGTGATGAATTAACGAATCGTGGCCAGAAAGTGAACCACAAGAAGGTTCAGCGCATTATGAAAGAGCTTGGGTTAAAGTGTGTTGTGCGTATGAAGAAATATAAATCCTATAAAGGAAAAGTCGGTAGAATTGCACCTAATATTTTAGAGCGTAATTTTCATACAGATGCACCGAATCAAAAGTGGATAACAGACATCACAGAGTTTAAATTGTTTGGAGAAAAACTGTATGTATCACCTGTATTAGATTTGTATAATGGTGAAATTATTACCTATACAATTGGTTCTAGACCGACGTATTCGCTTGTTTCAGACATGTTAGAGAAAGCATTGGAACGTTTACCCGAAACCCACCAGCTACTGATGCATTCGGATCAAGGATGGCATTATCAAATGAGACAGTACGTCCGGACACTTGAATCAAGAGCTATCGTCCAGAGTATGTCTCGAAAAGGAAACTGTTACGACAACGCAGTAATAGAAAATTTCTTTGGGATTATGAAGTCGGAGTTCCTCTACATAAAAGAATTTGAAAATGTAGAGCACTTTAAAATAGAATTAGAAAAATATATAGATTATTATAATACGAAACGGATTAAGGCAAAATTAAAAATGAGCCCGGTACAATACCGGACTCACTTTTATCAAGCTGCCTAA
- a CDS encoding aldo/keto reductase → MERVQMNETLEFSRIIQGFWRLAEWNMTKQELLSFIEDCMDMGITTFDHADIYGGYTCEGLFGEALQLKPSLRDNMQIITKCGIAPPSPKFPERYVAHYNTSAEHIIQSAEASLKNLHTDYIDVLLIHRPDPFMDPNEVAKAFSQLKQEGKVRHFGVSNFLPSQFNMLSSYLDFPLITNQIEVSALQLEHFEKGTIDLCQEKRINPMIWSPLAGGEIFTGQSERAVRVRETMQKVATELGVSSIDTVMYAWLLAHPANMMPIVGSGKLDRVKTAALATNVNLDRQQWFTIFESSNGHPVP, encoded by the coding sequence ATGGAACGAGTTCAAATGAATGAAACGCTAGAATTCTCTCGTATTATTCAAGGATTTTGGCGTTTAGCAGAATGGAATATGACGAAACAAGAATTACTTTCTTTCATTGAAGATTGTATGGATATGGGAATTACTACTTTTGATCACGCTGACATTTACGGCGGATATACGTGTGAAGGATTGTTTGGAGAAGCTTTACAATTAAAGCCTTCCTTACGAGACAACATGCAAATTATTACAAAGTGTGGAATCGCTCCCCCATCACCGAAATTTCCAGAGCGATATGTTGCTCACTACAATACTAGTGCAGAGCACATTATTCAAAGTGCAGAAGCATCACTAAAAAATTTACATACAGATTATATTGACGTATTACTTATTCATCGTCCCGATCCTTTTATGGATCCAAATGAAGTGGCAAAGGCATTTTCACAATTAAAACAAGAAGGAAAAGTTCGTCACTTCGGTGTATCTAACTTCTTACCTTCACAATTTAATATGTTAAGTTCGTACTTAGATTTCCCGCTTATTACGAACCAAATTGAAGTTTCTGCATTGCAGCTTGAGCATTTTGAAAAAGGGACAATTGATTTATGCCAAGAAAAACGAATCAATCCAATGATTTGGTCACCTCTTGCTGGTGGGGAAATTTTTACTGGTCAATCCGAACGTGCCGTACGTGTACGCGAAACTATGCAAAAAGTTGCTACTGAGCTAGGTGTTTCTAGTATCGATACGGTTATGTATGCTTGGTTACTTGCTCATCCAGCTAATATGATGCCAATCGTTGGCTCTGGTAAATTAGATCGCGTAAAAACGGCCGCTCTTGCTACAAACGTTAACTTAGATCGTCAACAATGGTTTACAATTTTCGAAAGCTCTAATGGACATCCTGTACCATAA
- a CDS encoding RNA-guided endonuclease InsQ/TnpB family protein, whose amino-acid sequence MTKENPSNYKTLQIWIKKGHRMYSYFQECCHNAKNMYNTTNFYIRQVYTGLTQEKELQPLQKEVLDHIHKNIGKMNDTQRLAYQKKLEKEKLKPKEEQKEITCNLFSKPNFEKPYVDYNFLDALFKAMIQNDYRALPTQCSQSIMKGLFQNWKSFFASLKDYKKNPNKYAGPPRIPKYIRSSEKEILYTNQDCIIKNDRFLKFPKTKLQLNIGKLGFTEGKLKQVRVIPKYNEYVVELVIDVPSEQQMIEENARYMSIDLGIDNLAIIVTNTGMKPVLVKGKHVKSINQYYNKMKSHFTSVLRNGKQTNEGPFTSKRIEKLHQKRYLKIKDVFHKVSHHIVKLAQEEVCKIVIGQNKSWKQETNMGKRNNQTFCHIPHSLLIQMITYKANAVGIQVVVTEESYTSKASFLDKDFIPTYGENDQNTTFSGKRIERGIYRSANKTLINADVNAAANILRKVIPNAWTNGIEGLGVKQLANVLTPLTLIVR is encoded by the coding sequence ATGACAAAGGAAAATCCATCAAACTATAAAACTCTTCAAATCTGGATTAAAAAAGGGCATCGTATGTATTCTTATTTTCAAGAATGTTGTCATAACGCTAAGAACATGTACAACACCACAAACTTTTATATACGCCAGGTGTACACTGGATTAACGCAAGAAAAAGAGTTGCAGCCTTTGCAAAAAGAAGTTCTGGATCATATTCATAAAAATATTGGTAAGATGAATGACACACAACGTCTTGCCTATCAGAAGAAATTGGAAAAAGAGAAATTAAAGCCTAAAGAAGAACAGAAAGAGATTACATGTAATTTGTTTTCAAAACCTAATTTTGAAAAACCTTATGTAGATTACAACTTTCTAGATGCACTATTTAAGGCTATGATTCAAAATGATTATCGAGCTTTGCCTACGCAATGTAGCCAGTCAATCATGAAAGGTTTGTTCCAAAATTGGAAATCTTTTTTTGCTAGTTTAAAAGACTATAAAAAGAATCCAAACAAATATGCTGGACCGCCTAGAATTCCAAAGTATATTCGTTCTTCTGAAAAAGAGATTCTGTATACAAACCAAGATTGCATCATTAAAAACGATAGATTTTTAAAGTTTCCAAAGACGAAATTGCAATTAAATATTGGGAAACTAGGTTTCACTGAGGGTAAACTGAAACAAGTTCGTGTGATTCCAAAATACAATGAATATGTAGTGGAATTGGTAATTGATGTTCCTTCTGAACAACAAATGATTGAAGAGAATGCTCGTTATATGAGTATTGATTTAGGGATTGATAACCTTGCAATCATCGTAACAAACACAGGTATGAAACCTGTCCTTGTTAAGGGCAAACATGTCAAAAGCATAAATCAATATTACAACAAAATGAAGAGTCATTTTACAAGCGTTCTTAGAAATGGAAAACAAACGAATGAAGGGCCTTTTACTTCTAAAAGGATAGAAAAACTTCATCAAAAACGTTACTTGAAAATAAAAGACGTCTTCCATAAAGTTAGTCACCATATCGTAAAACTAGCTCAAGAAGAAGTTTGTAAAATTGTTATTGGTCAAAACAAAAGTTGGAAACAAGAAACGAATATGGGAAAAAGAAATAACCAAACGTTTTGTCATATCCCACATAGTTTATTGATTCAAATGATTACATACAAAGCAAATGCTGTAGGCATTCAAGTTGTTGTAACTGAAGAATCATATACATCGAAAGCAAGTTTTCTGGATAAAGACTTCATTCCAACGTATGGAGAAAATGACCAAAATACAACTTTTTCAGGAAAACGAATAGAGCGCGGCATATATCGTTCAGCAAATAAAACTTTAATTAATGCAGATGTAAATGCTGCGGCTAACATTTTACGAAAGGTAATCCCAAATGCATGGACAAATGGGATAGAGGGGTTAGGCGTGAAACAGCTCGCTAATGTGTTAACTCCCCTGACGTTAATCGTCCGTTAG
- a CDS encoding CobW family GTP-binding protein: MIPVTILTGFLGSGKTTLLNRILSENHGKKLAVIVNEIGQIGIDNQLIMNVEEEIMEMTNGCLCCTVREDLLVALKQLLDVKAEGKMDFDGLVIETTGLANPGPIIQTFFLDPVIQSAYQINGVVTVVDSYHIHKHFEKGLEAKEQIAFADVVLVNKLDLIEESEKENLLHEIQGINPTVKLIEATNCEVDIPSLLQIQTFKTKDTLQIYPHKEHNHLEGVKSFVLREERPLDLQKLNEWMSAVVQELGEYLYRYKGILSIDGVDKRIVFQGVHTLFAASYDREWQEGEKRISEVVFIGRDINKEWFQEHFEECVK; encoded by the coding sequence ATGATTCCAGTAACAATATTAACTGGTTTTCTTGGATCAGGGAAAACGACTTTATTAAATCGTATTTTATCAGAAAATCACGGTAAGAAATTAGCGGTGATTGTAAATGAAATAGGGCAAATTGGCATTGATAATCAGTTGATTATGAATGTAGAAGAAGAAATTATGGAAATGACAAATGGCTGTTTATGCTGTACTGTACGTGAAGATTTACTCGTTGCTTTAAAACAGTTACTGGACGTAAAAGCGGAAGGGAAAATGGATTTTGATGGTTTAGTAATTGAAACGACTGGCCTTGCAAATCCAGGGCCGATTATTCAAACATTCTTTTTAGATCCAGTCATTCAATCTGCATACCAAATTAATGGTGTTGTAACGGTGGTAGATAGTTATCATATACATAAACATTTTGAAAAAGGATTAGAAGCAAAAGAGCAAATTGCGTTTGCTGATGTCGTTTTAGTAAATAAATTAGACTTAATTGAAGAGAGTGAGAAAGAAAATCTCTTGCATGAAATTCAAGGAATTAACCCGACTGTAAAGTTAATTGAGGCGACTAACTGTGAGGTAGATATACCATCTTTATTACAAATCCAAACGTTTAAAACGAAAGATACGTTGCAAATTTACCCTCATAAAGAACATAACCACTTAGAAGGTGTGAAATCATTTGTATTACGTGAAGAACGTCCGCTGGATTTACAAAAGCTTAATGAGTGGATGTCAGCTGTCGTTCAAGAGCTAGGAGAATATTTATATCGTTACAAAGGAATTTTATCGATAGACGGAGTAGATAAACGTATCGTTTTCCAAGGTGTACATACGTTATTTGCCGCTTCGTACGATAGAGAGTGGCAAGAGGGCGAAAAGCGTATAAGTGAAGTAGTTTTCATCGGAAGAGATATTAATAAAGAGTGGTTCCAAGAACATTTTGAAGAGTGTGTGAAATAA
- a CDS encoding GNAT family N-acetyltransferase: MNLHICEVTAKNWRSVVALDVAKDQQQFIESNAFSLAESLYEGNGTSVGLYDGETLVGYAMYGWYSVKHKSVWLDRFMIDQQYQGKGYAKRFLRLLIQFLQEKFECKIIYLSLHPANKLAMGLYESFGFRLNGDIDDEGPVVGVVMELLIDENTSL; this comes from the coding sequence ATGAATCTTCACATTTGTGAAGTAACAGCAAAAAATTGGCGTTCAGTAGTTGCTTTAGACGTCGCAAAAGATCAGCAACAATTTATTGAAAGTAACGCGTTTTCTTTAGCAGAATCATTATATGAAGGAAACGGAACGTCAGTAGGTTTATATGATGGAGAAACACTTGTAGGTTATGCAATGTATGGATGGTATTCAGTAAAACATAAAAGTGTATGGCTCGATCGCTTTATGATTGACCAACAATATCAAGGAAAAGGATACGCAAAACGTTTCCTTCGCTTACTCATTCAATTCTTACAAGAAAAATTTGAATGCAAAATAATTTACTTAAGTTTACATCCAGCCAACAAACTTGCAATGGGACTTTATGAATCATTTGGTTTCCGATTAAATGGTGATATTGATGATGAAGGTCCAGTTGTAGGTGTTGTAATGGAGTTACTAATAGACGAAAATACAAGCCTGTGA
- a CDS encoding metal ABC transporter substrate-binding protein, which produces MPKRLTIFSFLLIFTLIFAGCSNKKESNAKKDGKLTVYTTIFPLADFAKKIGGAYVNVEAIYPPGADSHTFEPSQKQTVQVAKADLFVYNGAELEPFAEKMEKTLQKENVKIVNASKGIELRASTEEEHHDHGDGHKEDEHHHDKDPHIWLDPTLAMKQAEKIKNALVELQPEHKQEFEKNFAALQTKFTDLDDQFKAAVANAKTKEILVSHAAYGYWEQRYGLKQIPIAGISASDEPSQKQLADITKTVKEHNLKYILFETFSTPKVASVIQKETGTKVLRLNHLATVSEDDAKNNKDYFTLMEENVNTLKEATN; this is translated from the coding sequence ATGCCTAAAAGATTGACTATATTTTCATTCTTACTTATTTTTACCTTAATTTTCGCTGGCTGCTCAAATAAAAAAGAAAGTAATGCCAAGAAAGATGGAAAGCTAACAGTTTATACAACAATTTTCCCACTTGCTGATTTCGCAAAGAAAATCGGTGGCGCCTATGTAAATGTTGAAGCAATTTACCCACCTGGTGCAGATTCACATACATTTGAACCAAGTCAAAAACAAACAGTACAAGTTGCAAAAGCCGATTTATTCGTTTATAACGGCGCTGAATTAGAACCATTTGCTGAAAAAATGGAAAAAACATTACAAAAAGAAAATGTTAAAATTGTAAATGCATCTAAAGGTATTGAGCTTCGTGCTTCTACTGAAGAAGAGCATCATGATCATGGAGATGGCCATAAAGAAGATGAACACCATCACGATAAAGACCCGCATATTTGGTTAGACCCTACTCTAGCAATGAAACAGGCAGAAAAAATTAAAAATGCACTTGTAGAATTACAACCTGAACATAAACAAGAATTCGAAAAAAACTTCGCAGCACTTCAAACTAAATTTACTGATTTAGACGATCAATTTAAGGCAGCTGTAGCGAACGCAAAAACGAAAGAAATTTTAGTTTCTCATGCTGCCTATGGTTACTGGGAACAACGATACGGCCTAAAACAAATTCCTATCGCTGGAATTTCAGCTTCTGATGAACCATCTCAAAAACAGCTTGCTGATATTACAAAAACAGTAAAAGAACATAATCTAAAATATATTTTATTCGAAACTTTCTCTACTCCAAAAGTAGCATCTGTTATTCAAAAAGAAACTGGTACAAAAGTTTTACGCTTAAATCACTTAGCTACTGTTTCTGAAGATGATGCAAAAAATAATAAAGATTACTTCACTTTAATGGAAGAAAACGTAAACACATTGAAAGAAGCAACAAACTAA